A genomic segment from Bubalus bubalis isolate 160015118507 breed Murrah chromosome 5, NDDB_SH_1, whole genome shotgun sequence encodes:
- the TAS1R1 gene encoding taste receptor type 1 member 1 → MSLWGVRLVGLQLSLSCCWAFSCHNTPSSPDFSLPGDYLLAGMFPLHSAPPEARGRPTVTFCDRSSNFNGHGYHLFQAMRFSIEEINNSTALLPNVTLGYELYDVCSDSANMYATLSILNTLGRRYVEIQGDPAHFSPAMVAVIGPDITKHALTTAALLSPFLVPLVSYGASSMVLNSRRLYPSFLRTISSDKHQVDILVLLLQRFGWVWISIVGGEGDYGEVGIQELEYQVTRQGICIAFRDIVPFSAQPGDERMQTMIRCLVQARTTVVVVYSGRQLARVFFESVVLAKLTAKVWIATEDWAISSHINSVPGIQGIGTVLGVAIPHRHIPGLKKFEEAYVEADKGVLRPCPQGSWCSSNQLCTECWAFTAQVMPTLAEFSMSSAYNAYQAVYAVAHGLHQLLGCSSGACSRSQVYPWQLLEEIRKVKFLLHKDAVTFNDDGNTLSNYDIIAWDWSGPNWTFRVIGSSSPFSVSLDINTTKIRWHGNDNQVPKSVCSRDCPEGHQRVITGFHHCCFECVPCEAGTFLNKSDPYRCRPCGKEEWAPERSQTCFPRTVVFLTWHEPVSLVLLAANTLLLLLVAGTAGLFAWHLDTPVVRSAGGRLCFFMLGSLAGGTWGLYGFFGEPTLPTCLLRQGLFSLGFAIFLSCLTVRSFQLVFIFKFSARLPTFFRAWVQNRGAGLFVMISSTIQLLICLIWLAVWTPLPTREYKHFPQLVVLGCTEANSLGFMLAVTYNGLLSVSAFACSYLGKDLPENYNEAKCVTFSLLLNFVSWIAFFTMTIIYQGKYLPAVNALAMLSSLSGGFSGYFLPKCYVILCRPDLNSTEHFQASIQDYTRRCGST, encoded by the exons ATGTCACTCTGGGGGGTGCGCCTGGTCGGCCTGCAGCTCTCCCTCTCTTGCTGTTGGGCTTTCAGCTGCCACAACACTCCGTCCTCCCCCGACTTCAGCCTCCCTGGGGATTACCTGCTTGCAGGCATGTTCCCTCTCCACAGTGCCCCTCCAGAGGCCAGAGGAAGACCCACGGTGACCTTCTGTGACAG GTCCAGCAACTTCAACGGCCATGGCTACCACCTCTTCCAGGCCATGCGGTTCAGCATCGAGGAGATAAACAATTCTACCGCCCTGCTACCCAATGTCACCCTGGGGTATGAGCTGTACGATGTGTGCTCAGACTCAGCGAACATGTACGCCACGCTAAGCATACTGAACACACTGGGGAGGCGCTATGTGGAGATCCAGGGAGACCCTGCCCACTTTTCCCCTGCGATGGTGGCGGTGATCGGGCCTGATATCACCAAGCACGCTCTTACCACTGCAGCCCTGCTGAGCCCCTTCCTGGTGCCCTTG GTCAGCTACGGAGCCAGCAGCATGGTGCTCAACTCGAGGCGGCTCTATCCCTCTTTTCTGCGCACCATCTCCAGTGATAAGCACCAGGTGGACatcttggtgctgctgctgcagaGGTTCGGGTGGGTCTGGATCTCCATCGTGGGTGGCGAAGGTGACTACGGGGAGGTAGGGATACAGGAGCTGGAGTACCAGGTCACCCGGCAGGGCATCTGTATTGCCTTCAGGGACATTGTGCCTTTTTCCGCCCAACCGGGCGACGAGCGGATGCAGACCATGATACGCTGCCTGGTCCAAGCCAGGACCACCGTTGTAGTGGTTTACTCCGGCAGACAGTTGGCCAGGGTGTTCTTTGAATCCGTGGTGCTGGCCAAACTGACTGCCAAGGTGTGGATTGCCACAGAAGACTGGGCCATCTCTAGTCACATCAACAGTGTGCCTGGGATCCAGGGCATCGGCACAGTGCTGGGCGTGGCCATCCCGCACAGGCATATCCCTGGCCTGAAGAAGTTTGAAGAGGCCTATGTCGAAGCCGACAAAGGAGTTCTCAGGCCTTGCCCCCAGGGCTCCTGGTGCAGCAGCAACCAGCTGTGCACAGAATGCTGGGCTTTCACGGCACAGGTGATGCCCACGCTAGCAGAGTTCTCCATGAGCTCTGCCTACAACGCATACCAGGCTGTCTACGCTGTGGCCCATGGCCTCCACCAGCTCCTGGGCTGCTCCTCTGGAGCCTGTTCGAGGAGCCAGGTCTATCCCTGGCAG CTTCTGGAGGAGATCCGCAAGGTGAAGTTCCTTTTACACAAAGACGCTGTGACATTTAATGACGATGGCAATACCCTCAGCAACTATGACATAATTGCCTGGGACTGGAGCGGCCCCAACTGGACCTTCAGGGTCATTGGCTCTTCCTCTCCATTTTCAGTGTCGCTGGACATAAATACGACCAAAATCCGGTGGCATGGAAACGACAACCAG GTGCCTAAGTCTGTGTGTTCCAGGGACTGTCCTGAAGGCCACCAGAGAGTGATCACAGGTTTCCACCATTGCTGCTTTGAGTGTGTGCCCTGTGAGGCCGGGACCTTCCTCAATAAGAGTG ACCCCTATAGATGCCGGCCTTGTGGGAAAGAAGAGTGGGCACCTGAGAGAAGCCAGACTTGTTTCCCACGCACTGTGGTGTTTTTGACGTGGCACGAGCCAGTCTCTTTGGTACTGCTGGCAGCtaatacgctgctgctgctgctggtggctgGGACTGCTGGCCTGTTTGCCTGGCACCTAGACACCCCCGTGGTGAGGTCAGCTGGAGGCCGACTATGCTTCTTCATGCTGGGCTCCTTGGCAGGGGGGACTTGGGGCCTCTATGGCTTCTTTGGGGAGCCCACACTGCCCACGTGCTTACTGCGCCAAGGCCTCTTTTCCCTTGGTTTTGCCATCTTCCTGTCCTGCCTGACGGTCCGCTCCTTCCAACTTGTCttcattttcaagttttctgCCAGGTTACCCACCTTCTTCCGTGCATGGGTCCAAAACCGTGGTGCTGGCCTGTTTGTGATGATCAGCTCAACAATCCAGCTGCTTATCTGCCTAATTTGGCTTGCAGTGTGGACCCCACTGCCCACCAGGGAATACAAGCACTTTCCTCAACTGGTGGTGCTTGGCTGCACAGAGGCTAACTCACTGGGCTTCATGCTGGCTGTTACCTACAATGGCCTCCTCTCGGTCAGCGCCTTTGCCTGCAGCTACCTGGGCAAGGACCTGCCAGAGAACTACAATGAGGCCAAATGTGTCACCTTCAGCTTGCTCCTCAACTTTGTGTCCTGGATCGCCTTCTTCACCATGACCATTATCTATCAGGGCAAGTATCTGCCCGCGGTCAACGCGCTGGCCATGCTGAGCAGCTTGAGTGGAGGCTTCAGCGGTTATTTCCTCCCCAAGTGCTACGTGATTCTGTGCCGCCCGGACCTCAACAGCACCGAGCACTTCCAGGCCTCCATCCAGGACTACACCAGGCGCTGTGGTTCCACCTGA